In Gemmatimonadota bacterium, a single genomic region encodes these proteins:
- the qhpC gene encoding quinohemoprotein amine dehydrogenase subunit gamma yields the protein MRHLKAVNRKARHIEELHTPPQASPHDADDVVALQGTQGPRVPEGPHIPLGCSFVFSPGWEVDSSGSTAGLCQPVERDLYDCYITCFWPIHVPDLYNHAPDWTAKCAAAQQDWRKIDLIFP from the coding sequence ATGCGCCACCTGAAAGCGGTCAACCGGAAGGCCCGGCACATCGAGGAACTGCACACCCCACCGCAGGCGTCGCCGCACGACGCCGACGACGTGGTGGCGTTGCAGGGGACGCAGGGGCCGCGCGTCCCTGAGGGGCCGCACATCCCGCTGGGGTGCTCCTTCGTCTTTTCGCCCGGGTGGGAAGTGGATAGCAGCGGCTCGACGGCCGGCCTTTGCCAGCCGGTCGAGCGCGACCTGTACGACTGCTACATCACGTGCTTCTGGCCCATTCACGTCCCCGACCTGTACAACCACGCCCCCGACTGGACGGCGAAATGCGCCGCGGCCCAGCAGGACTGGCGCAAGATCGACCTCATCTTCCCGTGA